The Plasmodium brasilianum strain Bolivian I chromosome 14, whole genome shotgun sequence genome contains a region encoding:
- a CDS encoding tetQ family GTPase, with amino-acid sequence MLKKILTVHNICAKYRKRFFCHELVNLGILAHIDAGKTTISEDILYNANEIRVKGNINDQNTQLDFLKQERERGITIKTAYSCFKWNEVHVNLIDTPGHVDFSNETFLSLCVSDKCVIVVDAKEGLQIQTINIFRYIKENIPIYFFLNKMDIHEADIEYNCTSIKNNLSKKSLLITYPIYENKKLKYILDLPSMLLYSYPQVKYGQKIIFKKIPLGPVLKASKFENVHNHFDSIEFCNDNIIPSGEDEQTRNFKILNILNYNIVDYVVKKREEIVEVLCDLDPELEYKYLNNIKINYDNVKKSLIKCINMKHIFPIFSGSALNSCGVHLLLDYVTYTDASYNYPYNSTQRKGKEHDNMSLCAPKWSDKTGMCLLSNKERNIVGGINGSGSSSSGSSSSGSSISGRSEVKAGGSDQSRGTANTPNAISSRLIMSMKNSLLNKKYEPGHFFKTIIFIFKLVKEKNGYNTFCKVLKGKITKNSNLLNIRNNKNEIVKNIYKVKADRYVMTKELKTNDIGMIRGFQNILVCDIICETEEQKGDVQEKLCNKGLIDYVSQREENKRMIKDNKSRELIMDNEYDDGGKIKVPHDDVYSFNDIYKLMKGEIKNKELWYFLKSYKKRIRKNIVVCTCAIEPRDCRKEKELKKILNNICLEDNSIISYTDKNNKLIIGSIGILNIEVTLDKIRCDYNIDIRTEDVEIIQKEYIIGNYEDTIKKQMKVNSNFSSITIGLSIKEKEFVDISKYIQSILKYDSTYYSTSSKILKGEMEGETGGVEEDEADEVNDEEDVTFLKNEDISSSSLRRKSSTLHKYNFGAERKISNYFKGTINEMNHFKRKVQINSNCHTNEQMENLKKELTVGEIFHSSYAGDRTGKANSLKMDEYNHWCEKRAWEEEMERIKEPNEGGYDEVRCEKVEHDEVNDGNIDEYLQNLNYEDLFRKIKITKLEIPEDCTIAVAKYACNDLYYKMIRKANVCIASPLSLLQIHTDESYVGIIVKDLIQYRNGSIIQIMENTEQQGFKIMKIIAIIPVKFTNNYASILSENKKKKIKKFENDTNDANDANDANDANDTNDTNDTNDTNDTNDTNDTNDMNDTNDMNDMDEMQTK; translated from the exons atgttaaaaaaaatattaactgttcataatatttgtGCAAAATATAGGAAAAGGTTTTTTTGCCATGAATTAGTAAACTTAGGAATTCTTGCACATATTGATGCAGGAAAAACAACAATATCAGaagatattttatataatgccAATGAAATAAGGGTAAAAGGAAACATAAATGACCAGAACACTCAGTtggattttttaaaacaagaAAGAGAAAGGGGAATAACAATTAAAACAGCTTATTCATGTTTTAAATGGAATGAAGTGCACGTAAATTTAATTGATACCCCAGGGCATGTTGATTTTAGCAATGAAACTTTCTTATCTTTGTGTGTATCTGATAAATGTGTCATTGTTGTGGATGCAAAGGAAGGATTACAAATTcaaacaataaatatttttcgttatataaaagaaaatattcctatatatttttttttaaataaaatggataTACACGAAGCAGACATTGAGTATAATTGTACAAgtatcaaaaataatttaagtaaaaaaagtttGCTCATAACATATccaatttatgaaaataaaaaattaaaatatatattagatcTGCCATCTATGTTGTTATATTCGTATCCCCAAGTTAAATATGGTCaaaagataatttttaaaaaaatacccCTAGGGCCAGTTTTAAAAGCTTCCAAATTTGAAAATGTACATAATCATTTTGATTCAATTGAATTTtgtaatgataatataataccATCAGGAGAAGATGAACAAacaagaaattttaaaattttgaatattctGAATTATAACATAGTTGATTATGTTGTaaagaaaagagaagaaaTCGTGGAAGTTTTATGTGATTTAGACCCTGAGCTAgagtataaatatttaaataatattaaaataaattatgacaATGTTAAGAAATCCTTgattaaatgtataaatatgaagcATATTTTCCCTATTTTTTCGGGGAGTGCCCTCAACTCATGCGGGGTGCATCTTCTCCTTGACTATGTTACATATACCGATGCCAGTTATAATTACCCTTACAATAGCACCCAAAGGAAGGGCAAAGAGCACGATAATATGAGTTTGTGTGCACCCAAATGGAGTGATAAAACCGGTATGTGTTTGTTAAGTAACAAGGAAAGAAATATCGTTGGCGGCATTAATGGCAGTGGTAGCAGTAGCAGTGGTAGCAGTAGCAGTGGTAGCAGTATCAGTGGTAGGAGCGAAGTGAAGGCTGGAGGAAGCGACCAATCCCGCGGAACAGCGAACACTCCTAATGCAATTTCTTCCCGGTTAATCATGTCAATGAAAAATAGCttacttaataaaaaatatgaacctgggcatttttttaaaacgattatatttatatttaagttagtaaaggaaaaaaatggatataaCACATTTTGTAAAGTGCTTAAAGGAAAAATCACGAAAAATTCGAATCTTCTTAATAttaggaataataaaaatgaaatagttaaaaatatatataaagtaaaagCAGACAGATATGTAATGACGAAAGAGTTAAAGACGAACGATATAGGAATGATCAGGGGATTTCAAAACATACTAGTTTGTGATATCATATGTGAAACGGAAGAACAAAAAGGGGATGTTCAGGAGAAGCTATGTAATAAGGGGCTTATTGATTATGTGTCCCAAAGAgaagaaaacaaaagaatGATCAAAGACAACAAAAGTAGAGAACTCATAATGGATAATGAGTACGACGATGGTGGAAAGATAAAGGTACCCCATGATGATGTATACTCCTtcaatgatatatataaattaatgaaaggagaaataaagaataaagaattatggtattttttaaaaagttacaaaaaaagaataagaaaaaatatcgTTGTTTGTACATGTGCAATAGAGCCAAGGGATTGtaggaaagaaaaagagtTGAAGAAAAttctaaataatatatgcttAGAAGATAATAGTATAATTTCCTACACagacaaaaataataaattaattattggCTCAATTGGTATTCTAAATATTGAAGTTACCCTAGATAAGATCAGGTGTGATTATAATATTGACATTCGGACGGAGGATGTTGAAATCATCCAGaaggaatatattatagGCAATTATGAAGATACTATTAAAAAACAGATGAAAGTTAACTCGAACTTTTCTAGTATCACGATCGGTTTGAGTATTAAGGAAAAGGAATTCGTAGACATCTCCAAGTATATTCAAAGTATCTTGAAGTATGACAGTACATATTATTCTACATCCTCTAAAATACTGAAAGGGGAAATGGAAGGGGAAACGGGGGGAGTAGAAGAAGACGAAGCAGACGAAGTAAATGATGAGGAAGATGTAACGTTTCTGAAAAACGAAGATATTAGCAGCTCCTCCTTAAGAAGAAAGAGTTCCACATTGCATAAGTACAATTTTGGCGCTGAAAGGAAAATTAGTAACTATTTTAAAGGTACAATCAACGAAATGAACCATTTCAAAAGAAAAGTACAAATTAATAGTAACTGTCATACAAATGAACAGATGGAAAACCTAAAAAAGGAGCTTACTGTAGGGGAAATATTTCATTCGAGTTATGCAGGAGATCGAACTGGTAAGGCTAATTCGCTTAAGATGGATGAATATAACCATTGGTGTGAAAAAAGAGCATGGGAGGAAGAAATGGAACGGATTAAGGAACCAAATGAGGGGGGATATGATGAAGTAAGATGTGAAAAGGTAGAACATGATGAAGTTAATGATGGAAACATAGACGAGTACCTTCAAAACCTTAACTACGAAGACTTATTCCGAA aaattaaaataacaaaattagaAATACCAGAAGACTGTACCATAGCAGTAGCTAAATATGCATGCAATGATTTGTATTATAAGATGATTAGGAAAgcaaatgtatgtatagcAAGTCCTTTATCACTGCTGCAAATACATACAGACGAATCTTATGTTGGCATTATAGTAAAGGATTTGATTCAATATAGAAATGGATCTATTATTCAAATCATGGAAAATACAGAGCAACAAggttttaaaattatgaaaattattgcCATTATTCCTGTTAAGTTTACGAATAATTATGCTTCTATACTGAG cgaaaataaaaaaaaaaaaataaaaaaatttgaaaatgatACGAATGATGCGAATGATGCGAATGATGCGAATGATGCGAATGATACGAATGATACGAATGATACGAATGATACGAATGATACGAATGATACAAATGATACGAATGATATGAATGATACGAATGATATGAATGATATGGATGAAATGCAAACGAAATGA